TGAGGACGGAGGCGGTCACCGCGACGGTTTGGGAGGAGGGTGCCGCCGGCTGTGCGGAGCTCCCGGACGGAGGCGCCGGGGTGGTGCTGACCGGGCGCACGTACTGGGCGGACACCCATCCGGTGCGGCCGTTGGGGAGGCGGACCTGCAGCCAGCCGGCCTGCTGTTTTTGCACCGTCAGGCGGGTGTCGCGCTTCACCTTGGTGACGATGGCGTAGGTGGTGCCCGGTCCGCTCCGGACGTTGAGGACGGAGGCGGTCACCGCAACCGTTTGGGAGGAGGGTGCCGCCGGCTGTGCGGAGCTTCCGGAGGAAGGCGCCGGGGAGGCGCTGACCGGGCGGACGTACTGTCCGGACACCCACCCGGAGCGACCGTTTGGCAGGCGGACCTGCAGCCAGCCGGCCTGCTGTTTTTGCATCGTCAGGCGGGTGTTGCGCAGCACCTTCGTGATGATGGCGTAGTGGGTACCCGGTCCGGCCCGCACGTTGAGGACGGAAGCCGTGACGGCGACCTGGGAAGCTGTCGCGGCCTGAACCGTATGGATCGGCAGGTACGCTTCCAAAGTTGACGCGAGAAGGGCGAGCGCCATTGCCACCGCCAAGCGGCGCGATTTGGGGTTGGCGTTCATGGCGATCGCCTCCTCCTCTGAGGGTTCTTACCGT
The Calditerricola satsumensis DNA segment above includes these coding regions:
- a CDS encoding SH3 domain-containing protein, whose translation is MNANPKSRRLAVAMALALLASTLEAYLPIHTVQAATASQVAVTASVLNVRAGPGTHYAIITKVLRNTRLTMQKQQAGWLQVRLPNGRSGWVSGQYVRPVSASPAPSSGSSAQPAAPSSQTVAVTASVLNVRSGPGTTYAIVTKVKRDTRLTVQKQQAGWLQVRLPNGRTGWVSAQYVRPVSTTPAPPSGSSAQPAAPSSQTVAVTASVL